Proteins from one Deinococcus sp. AB2017081 genomic window:
- a CDS encoding cytochrome c-type biogenesis protein CcmH produces MAARLTAVLLTASLLGSAVAAAPALSPAQEARAVAIQKNLRCPLCDTGESIEQSRSDISIKMRQSVREQVAAGKPSDEIYAFFAQRYGNFVLLDPPRSGRNLLLWGGPLLALVAGGGVWWTFLRRRSPGTPAAPLTEPEPYDSYLDQVRRDTRPGGER; encoded by the coding sequence ATGGCAGCTCGGCTCACTGCAGTTCTTCTGACCGCCTCTTTGCTGGGAAGTGCCGTGGCTGCCGCCCCCGCCCTGAGCCCGGCGCAGGAGGCCCGCGCCGTCGCCATCCAGAAGAACCTGCGCTGCCCGCTGTGCGACACCGGCGAGTCCATCGAACAGTCACGCAGCGATATCAGCATCAAGATGCGCCAGAGCGTACGCGAGCAGGTGGCGGCCGGGAAGCCCAGCGACGAGATCTATGCCTTCTTTGCCCAGCGCTACGGCAACTTCGTGTTGCTCGACCCGCCCCGCAGTGGCCGGAACCTGCTGTTGTGGGGCGGCCCGCTGCTGGCCCTGGTGGCCGGCGGCGGCGTGTGGTGGACGTTCCTGCGGCGCCGGTCACCGGGCACTCCGGCTGCGCCTCTGACTGAACCCGAGCCCTACGACTCGTATCTGGATCAGGTCAGGCGCGACACCCGCCCCGGCGGGGAGCGCTGA
- a CDS encoding c-type cytochrome yields MAGLVVLGLIVLAALYLTLEPLRRGQVADPDAAQRDDLMAERDRLYMELADPAAGDRRPDLERRAARTLRALDALPPAPGRGGARRLALIGTVAALLVTAIAAFTVVPRWQLASLDTGEAANVQAVLDLPQLRATAERTKTNTDYLAWGKAAFDSGTYDQALTAYGNALKLDPRQPVALRRLGILLLTRGEQTGQEISEQDATQAALLVQTAAQLAPSDPESQLLLGYTLARFGQSRDALDALERYRTLSPSGREADELITALRTRLQQSDPALTVYAANCASCHGPAGGGGIGPNLRVSTLTRAAMATIIRQGKGAMPAYPQLSGRDLTLLLTLLEDWQKAGQ; encoded by the coding sequence ATGGCGGGCCTCGTGGTGCTGGGCCTGATCGTGCTCGCCGCGCTGTACCTGACCCTGGAACCGCTGAGGCGCGGGCAGGTGGCCGACCCGGACGCGGCGCAGCGGGATGACCTGATGGCCGAACGCGACCGGCTGTACATGGAACTGGCCGACCCCGCCGCAGGTGACCGCCGCCCGGATCTGGAACGCCGCGCCGCCCGCACCCTGCGTGCCCTGGACGCCCTGCCGCCTGCACCGGGCCGTGGTGGGGCACGGCGGCTGGCCCTGATCGGCACTGTGGCCGCGCTGCTGGTCACGGCCATCGCCGCGTTCACGGTCGTGCCGCGCTGGCAGCTCGCGTCGCTGGACACCGGCGAGGCCGCCAACGTGCAGGCGGTGCTGGATCTGCCGCAGCTCCGGGCGACCGCCGAGCGCACGAAGACCAATACCGACTACCTGGCGTGGGGGAAGGCCGCGTTCGACTCCGGCACCTATGACCAGGCGCTCACCGCCTACGGGAATGCGCTGAAACTCGACCCCAGGCAGCCGGTGGCGCTGCGGCGGCTGGGAATCTTACTGCTCACGCGCGGCGAGCAGACGGGTCAGGAGATCAGCGAGCAGGACGCCACGCAGGCGGCGCTGCTGGTACAAACCGCCGCGCAGCTCGCGCCGAGCGATCCGGAGTCGCAGCTGCTGCTCGGCTATACGCTCGCCCGGTTCGGGCAGAGTCGGGACGCCCTGGACGCGCTGGAGCGCTACCGCACGCTGAGTCCATCGGGCCGGGAGGCGGACGAGCTGATCACGGCGCTGCGGACCCGGCTGCAGCAGAGCGACCCCGCGCTGACCGTGTACGCCGCGAACTGCGCGAGCTGTCACGGCCCGGCTGGCGGCGGCGGCATCGGCCCGAACCTGCGCGTCTCGACCCTGACCCGCGCCGCGATGGCGACCATCATCCGGCAGGGCAAGGGCGCCATGCCCGCGTATCCGCAGCTGTCCGGGCGCGACCTGACCCTGCTGCTGACGCTGCTGGAGGACTGGCAGAAGGCGGGCCAGTGA
- a CDS encoding ubiquinol-cytochrome c reductase iron-sulfur subunit produces MKLTRRHVLERWWMLPVAGTLGAFGYLGWYGARVTFGRERAGSPDFESHPPRRVASVAALSAEWSEQTFTYAGRPCTLLRVPQAVSGGLETTSGDTATHLVAYSRVCTHLGCTVNLVRDPEVLAFAFNYRPPQDAPHPRLGCRCHYSVFDPLQAGVAEFGKARAPLPRVRLERRGAQIWATGIEPAPALDSG; encoded by the coding sequence GTGAAGCTGACCCGGCGCCACGTGCTGGAGCGCTGGTGGATGCTGCCGGTGGCAGGAACGCTGGGGGCCTTCGGCTATCTGGGATGGTATGGAGCACGGGTGACCTTCGGCCGGGAACGGGCCGGATCACCGGATTTCGAGTCGCACCCACCCCGGAGGGTCGCGTCCGTCGCGGCCCTGAGCGCCGAATGGTCGGAGCAGACCTTCACCTACGCGGGACGGCCCTGTACGCTGCTGCGCGTGCCCCAGGCGGTGTCGGGCGGTCTGGAGACCACATCCGGTGACACGGCCACCCATCTCGTCGCGTATTCCCGCGTCTGCACGCACCTGGGCTGCACCGTGAACCTCGTGCGCGACCCGGAGGTGCTGGCCTTCGCCTTCAACTACCGACCGCCGCAGGACGCGCCGCATCCGCGCCTGGGCTGCCGCTGCCACTACAGCGTGTTCGATCCGCTTCAGGCCGGCGTGGCCGAGTTCGGCAAGGCGCGCGCTCCCCTGCCGCGCGTGCGGCTGGAACGGCGCGGTGCCCAGATCTGGGCCACCGGCATCGAACCCGCCCCGGCGCTGGACAGCGGATGA
- a CDS encoding carbohydrate kinase family protein produces MSDPSAPAAPPALPLIVCAGEALIDLVTGGGSTWHAHPGGAAWNVARACAALGVPSAFAGAVGQDNFGDDLKAASDAAGLDARFLQQVAAPTLIAVVYSASPPAYRFLGENSADLLFDPAALPHGWLGAARWLHVGGISLSRWPLADTLLEVIDSARAAGVKISFDPNARITHRHPDYPAVFERVLRVADLIKFSDEDLDFFFPKTTEEEALRLLRGLNHDAPIVITRGAQGATLYHSAGTVNLPTVPVTVADTVGAGDALCAGLLSSATRRPEALWTEHLRVGLKAAAVACAHAGAYAPTQADLDALG; encoded by the coding sequence ATGTCAGATCCCTCTGCTCCGGCCGCGCCCCCTGCCCTGCCCCTGATCGTGTGTGCGGGTGAGGCCCTGATCGACCTCGTGACCGGGGGCGGAAGCACGTGGCACGCGCACCCGGGCGGCGCCGCATGGAACGTCGCGCGGGCCTGCGCGGCTCTGGGGGTGCCGAGCGCCTTTGCCGGGGCCGTGGGCCAGGACAACTTCGGGGATGACCTGAAGGCTGCCAGCGACGCCGCCGGGCTGGACGCGCGGTTCCTGCAGCAGGTGGCCGCACCGACGCTGATCGCCGTCGTGTACTCGGCCAGTCCGCCGGCGTACCGGTTCCTGGGCGAGAACAGCGCCGACCTGCTGTTCGACCCGGCCGCGCTGCCCCACGGCTGGCTGGGCGCCGCGCGCTGGCTGCACGTGGGCGGCATCAGCCTGAGCCGCTGGCCACTGGCCGACACGCTGCTGGAGGTGATCGACTCGGCCCGGGCGGCCGGGGTGAAGATCAGCTTCGACCCCAACGCCCGGATCACCCACCGGCACCCGGACTACCCGGCCGTGTTCGAGCGGGTGCTGCGGGTGGCCGACCTGATCAAGTTCAGCGATGAGGATCTGGACTTCTTCTTCCCGAAGACCACCGAGGAGGAGGCGCTGCGCCTGCTGCGCGGCCTGAACCACGACGCCCCCATCGTCATCACACGTGGAGCGCAGGGCGCGACGCTGTACCACTCGGCAGGCACCGTGAACCTCCCGACCGTTCCCGTCACGGTGGCCGACACCGTGGGGGCTGGGGACGCCCTGTGTGCCGGGCTGCTCTCCAGCGCCACCCGCCGCCCGGAGGCGCTGTGGACGGAGCACCTGCGCGTGGGCCTGAAGGCAGCGGCCGTGGCGTGCGCCCACGCCGGGGCCTATGCACCCACCCAGGCCGATCTGGACGCGCTGGGCTGA
- a CDS encoding HD-GYP domain-containing protein translates to MSRPSAWSYVVLLLFVGAVGYASLTDQPALLGGAALLLGVVSWPLGGMLRWLAPVAYALGFLVSLTLPGHEASLLELLGVLLMLGGLGFITLRDQGSARELAWQRNTIAALRAGSERLAEARDADAIIRAGINILDKLQVAPNMAFVAYRQGTPMILAARGAFEGFLERPIHPSDSDSRSVQADHWVAEEVLALLKKPQRRKYHVAAVYGRATTHLGVLILTRNEDVEFDEDETSVIASFARLLGAQLGQWNAIRELRDANDLTLRSLGAALERRDDDTGGHTTRVVRSSERLASRLGWAEDQVKALRWGAYLHDLGKLAIPDAVLHKRGPLDPQERRIIQTHTTVGYDMLQDLHFLPAETLDLVRYHHERWDGTGYPAGLRGQNIPDTARLFTIIDVYDALTNARPYKPAWTRDRALNEIRMQAGRQFDPQYVDAFLRMMAEQDDAHLVL, encoded by the coding sequence GTGTCCCGCCCGTCAGCGTGGTCGTATGTGGTGCTCCTGCTCTTCGTGGGAGCTGTCGGGTACGCGTCCCTGACCGATCAGCCGGCGCTCCTCGGCGGCGCGGCGCTGCTGCTCGGTGTGGTGTCGTGGCCCCTGGGCGGAATGCTGCGGTGGCTGGCGCCGGTGGCCTACGCCCTGGGATTTCTCGTGTCCCTCACGCTGCCCGGCCACGAGGCGAGTCTGCTGGAACTGCTGGGCGTCCTGCTGATGCTCGGCGGCCTGGGCTTCATCACGCTGCGGGATCAGGGATCGGCACGGGAACTCGCGTGGCAGCGCAACACCATCGCCGCGCTGCGGGCCGGCAGTGAACGCCTGGCCGAGGCCCGGGACGCCGACGCGATCATCCGGGCCGGGATCAACATCCTGGACAAACTGCAGGTCGCGCCCAACATGGCCTTCGTGGCGTACCGCCAGGGCACGCCCATGATTCTCGCCGCCCGGGGGGCCTTCGAGGGTTTCCTGGAGCGGCCGATTCACCCCAGCGACAGCGACAGCCGGTCGGTTCAGGCCGACCACTGGGTCGCCGAGGAAGTGCTGGCCCTGCTCAAGAAGCCCCAGCGCCGGAAATACCACGTGGCCGCCGTGTACGGCCGGGCCACCACCCACCTGGGCGTGCTGATCCTGACCCGCAACGAGGACGTGGAGTTCGACGAGGACGAGACCAGCGTGATCGCGTCCTTCGCGCGTCTGCTCGGGGCACAGCTGGGCCAGTGGAACGCGATCCGCGAACTGCGCGACGCCAACGACCTGACGCTGCGTTCGCTGGGGGCCGCACTGGAACGCCGTGACGACGACACCGGTGGACACACCACCCGTGTCGTCCGCAGCTCGGAGCGTCTCGCCAGCCGGCTGGGCTGGGCCGAGGATCAGGTCAAGGCGCTGCGCTGGGGCGCGTACCTGCACGACCTGGGCAAGCTCGCGATCCCGGACGCCGTGCTGCACAAGCGCGGCCCTCTCGACCCGCAGGAGCGGCGGATCATCCAGACGCACACCACCGTCGGGTACGACATGCTCCAGGATCTGCACTTCCTCCCTGCCGAGACGCTGGATCTGGTGCGCTACCACCACGAGCGCTGGGACGGCACCGGGTACCCGGCCGGGCTGCGCGGCCAGAACATCCCGGACACCGCCCGCCTGTTCACGATCATCGACGTGTACGACGCCCTGACCAATGCACGGCCCTACAAGCCGGCGTGGACGCGCGACCGTGCCCTGAACGAGATCCGCATGCAGGCCGGTCGGCAGTTCGATCCCCAGTACGTCGATGCCTTCCTGCGCATGATGGCCGAGCAGGACGACGCCCACCTCGTGCTGTGA
- a CDS encoding NFACT family protein — MEGLMLARVLRDLAPMLPARTLGWVFPDETTAALLLDGVGNLVLGYRPPQPVLFVSRERLRGDPRSPFQRTLAARARGDLLRVEQLKLDRVVALHFAGESGFVDQAPTRLIFEVTGRNANVLLLEEGEGFGGRILMAAREVTGRRNRFRTIRSGGPYTPPPPYDKPDPRTLTDAQAQALASVPVERWRDHLDGLGPLLGAELVRRAGLEPGDVPGQAWPQVLDALRSVVADPSVSEGTMQGGARAAARSEKAAALRRALREPLDKRLTLLHNQLADVGRAERGLEDAHADRADADLLMAYAAQVPPGAASAELPAFDGSGLRVVALEPQLSAVQNAEKRYTRARRREDVYLRLAEREPGLRAELAEAERRAARLETATLDDLEALEASLHDGRPEKSPFGIRAITPGGHEVLIGRNNKENATLTHRVGRSTDYWFHAQGYPGSHVLVRTGGRDLAPPDILYAAQLAAAHSRARGGGSVPVDYTRVKFVWRPRGAPAGQVHYTDQKTVWVDATIPPAAAGSPA; from the coding sequence GTGGAAGGCCTGATGCTCGCGCGGGTGCTGCGTGACCTCGCGCCCATGCTGCCGGCCCGCACCCTGGGCTGGGTGTTCCCGGACGAGACGACCGCCGCCCTGCTGCTCGACGGTGTGGGGAATCTGGTGCTCGGGTACCGGCCACCGCAGCCGGTGCTGTTCGTGTCGCGCGAGCGGCTGCGGGGGGATCCGCGCAGTCCCTTCCAGCGAACCCTGGCCGCCCGCGCCCGTGGCGACCTGCTCCGGGTCGAGCAGCTCAAACTCGACCGGGTGGTGGCGCTGCACTTTGCCGGCGAGAGTGGCTTCGTCGATCAGGCGCCCACCCGGCTGATCTTCGAGGTCACCGGCCGCAACGCCAACGTACTGCTGCTCGAGGAGGGCGAGGGGTTTGGCGGCAGGATCCTGATGGCGGCCCGTGAGGTGACCGGCCGCCGCAACCGCTTCCGCACCATCCGCAGCGGGGGCCCGTACACGCCGCCGCCGCCCTACGACAAGCCCGATCCACGTACGCTGACCGACGCACAGGCCCAGGCGCTGGCATCGGTGCCGGTGGAGCGCTGGCGAGATCACCTGGACGGACTGGGGCCGCTGCTGGGGGCGGAGCTCGTGCGCCGCGCCGGACTGGAGCCAGGGGACGTTCCCGGGCAGGCGTGGCCGCAGGTGCTCGACGCGCTGCGCAGCGTGGTGGCCGATCCCAGCGTCAGCGAGGGCACCATGCAGGGCGGGGCCCGTGCGGCGGCCCGCAGCGAGAAGGCAGCGGCCCTGCGCAGGGCGCTGCGCGAACCGCTGGACAAGCGGCTGACCCTGCTGCACAACCAGCTCGCCGACGTGGGCCGGGCCGAACGGGGCCTGGAGGATGCCCACGCTGACCGCGCCGACGCCGATCTGCTGATGGCCTATGCCGCGCAGGTGCCGCCCGGGGCGGCCAGCGCCGAGCTGCCGGCCTTCGACGGCAGCGGCCTGCGCGTGGTGGCGCTGGAGCCGCAGCTCAGTGCCGTCCAGAACGCCGAGAAGCGGTACACGCGGGCCCGCCGCCGCGAGGACGTCTACCTGCGGCTCGCAGAGCGGGAGCCGGGGCTGCGCGCCGAGCTGGCCGAGGCCGAGCGCCGCGCCGCCAGGCTGGAGACCGCCACGCTGGACGATCTCGAAGCGCTGGAGGCCAGCCTGCACGATGGGCGGCCCGAGAAGAGCCCCTTCGGCATCCGGGCGATCACGCCGGGCGGCCACGAGGTGCTGATCGGCCGGAACAACAAGGAGAACGCCACCCTGACCCACCGGGTGGGCCGCAGTACGGACTACTGGTTCCATGCCCAGGGGTATCCGGGGAGCCACGTGCTCGTCCGCACCGGCGGGCGCGACCTGGCCCCGCCGGACATCCTGTACGCGGCGCAGCTGGCCGCCGCACACAGCAGGGCGCGGGGCGGGGGCAGCGTGCCGGTGGACTACACCCGCGTGAAGTTCGTGTGGCGGCCCCGCGGTGCGCCCGCCGGACAGGTGCACTACACGGATCAGAAGACCGTGTGGGTCGACGCCACCATCCCGCCCGCCGCTGCAGGCAGTCCGGCCTGA